A region from the Aegilops tauschii subsp. strangulata cultivar AL8/78 chromosome 5, Aet v6.0, whole genome shotgun sequence genome encodes:
- the LOC109777830 gene encoding uncharacterized protein isoform X1, whose product MLIVLTVILMGAKVEGESYNPGYYATGDLHMDSNGWRSPYYEDRTSNGQLYNGFMTKQADGYSEYDNETLKRTMLSHEAMFRQQVYELHRVYKIQRDLMKHYENKDAYAYPELADASQTNSSSQVQPNGSKMIWQMPLVAKTYGEATVAVHTDTNHSLKFLSDGSVLPSPNGFPSNGVALNTKQGIIDLELPADHYIDDDNTSDNKPIDFLGVDSGTKPPNGAEGLGRFNDNSSTSGLLTTNKPGGCHVADLNEPITGMHMGGTNGSVSRGLPYTLENSWRQSAVRSSTANFGFNKEYSKEKHTDEGTSSNFLDASAKLRQEEKPLIDKGKQVSNQSFFTPRYSNADLQKSFKVADGRSATNEIIYHGQNSSVGWFSKGPMGASPINNFARLDHPHHSSIGTLVAPISIPHIDHPSVASPIGSCTVDPRSSVINNAFQRVPSFNGSSTVNSYKSPSAVTQSIGPSIHKLKRFDNLDGSYFGFPPDPFSASRSRQQVAISSELEQRNCLMFEHSAARQSHGYPQSTNGKGIKNFNLNEALSDGLEELVERGRRSVGSLQHIKGEGSVFGISWLKNKATCADPTGLEKQRKMLGHSNGTAADTKINNNLTGITPIVCNLSDSASTSLGCRIKIDDASEGITDRTWLVCNKTEESTTRHLPLSSQKPLDRDGQAAEGVVKKSGAAVVRNLFDLNDDVPHEDNSESSVVSHECDVAALQNNHAKRTFLFDLEEVPACEDGAAWTSQQECTPSGKLGASKEADMCFPSATDAAQIILALSTDVPTTTGTPDDMLQWFAELAISSMDDHAEQAKVQGCIDNSSDDGSDSFEALTLKLEECKTDERWTRTPEPPLTDDDQAVSAVNLLSKPKRGPQRKRRQKRDFQKDILPGLSSLSRPKIIEDIQLIEGLVQASGGSWESSLTRRARGGRTRGRKPRKDQPATVEIEAEASPPPSKPDSVGLEADERGMVSWGRTTRRCRKPRCPSGNSVAASS is encoded by the exons ATGCTCATTGTTTTG ACTGTAATACTAATGGGAGCTAAAGTGGAAGGTGAGAGTTACAATCCTGGATACTATGCTACAGGGGATCTGCACATGGACTCAAATGGTTGGCGCTCTCCATACTATGAGGATAGAACATCAAATGGACAGTTGTACAATGGCTTCATGACAAAGCAGGCAGATGGTTATTCAGAATACGACAACGAAACGCTAAAGCGCACAATGCTTTCACATGAAGCTATGTTTAGACAGCAG GTTTATGAACTGCACCGGGTTTACAAAATACAGAGAGACCTGATGAAGcattatgaaaacaaagatgcaTATGCATACCCAGAACTGGCAGATGCATCACAGACAAATTCGTCATCACAAGTTCAACCAAATGGCTCAAAGATGATATGGCAGATGCCTCTGGTGGCCAAAACATACGGAGAGGCTACTGTTGCAGTGCACACTGATACAAACCACTCCTTGAAGTTCCTTAGTGATGGCAGTGTCCTGCCCTCTCCAAATGGATTCCCCTCGAATGGTGTTGCTTTAAATACCAAGCAAGGCATTATTGACCTTGAGCTTCCAGCTGATCATTATATAGATGATGACAACACATCAGATAATAAGCCTATAGATTTCCTTGGTGTAGATTCGGGTACAAAACCTCCGAATGGTGCAGAAGGCTTGGGGAGGTTCAATGATAATAGCTCAACCTCTGGTTTGCTGACTACCAATAAACCGGGAGGCTGCCATGTCGCTGACCTGAATGAGCCAATTACTGGGATGCATATGGGTGGAACAAACGGGTCAGTATCCAGAGGTCTCCCGTATACCTTGGAGAACTCTTGGCGCCAATCTGCAGTGAGATCAAGCACAGCTAACTTTGGTTTCAATAAAGAATACTCCAAAGAGAAGCATACTGACGAAGGAACAAGCTCAAATTTCCTTGATGCAAGTGCCAAACTAAGACAGGAGGAGAAACCATTGATTGATAAAG GAAAACAAGTCAGCAACCAATCTTTTTTTACACCCAGATACAGCAATGCTGATCTGCAAAAATCCTTCAAAGTTGCTGATGGGAGATCTGCAACCAATGAGATTATTTACCATGGTCAAAACAGTTCAGTTGGATGGTTTTCAAAAGGTCCTATGGGAGCATCTCCCATCAATAATTTTGCTAGACTTGACCATCCACATCATTCAAGTATTGGTACACTTGTTGCTCCAATCTCCATTCCTCACATAGACCATCCTTCCGTCGCCTCTCCTATAGGTTCTTGCACAGTGGACCCAAGGAGCAGTGTTATCAACAATGCTTTCCAGCGAGTTCCAAGTTTCAATGGATCTTCAACTGTTAATTCATACAAGAGTCCTAGTGCTGTGACCCAAAGCATTGGACCTTCGATTCATAAGCTGAAAAGATTTGATAATTTGGATGGTAGTTACTTTGGCTTTCCACCTGATCCATTTTCCGCATCACGATCCAGACAACAGGTTGCAATTTCGAGCGAGTTGGAGCAAAGGAACTGCCTGATGTTTGAACATTCAGCAGCACGGCAGTCTCATGGGTATCCTCAGTCCACAAACGGCAAGGGCATAAAGAACTTTAATTTGAATGAAGCACTGTCAGATGGTCTGGAAGAGCTTGTAGAACGGGGTCGGAGATCTGTTGGTAGTTTGCAGCATATTAAAGGCGAGGGATCAGTATTTGGGATCTCTTGGCTAAAAAATAAAGCTACTTGTGCTGACCCAACAGGGCTGGAAAAGCAAAGAAAGATGCTTGGCCATTCCAACGGGACTGCAGCAGACACGAAAATCAACAATAACTTGACAGGAATAACACCGATTGTTTGCAATTTGTCAGATTCTGCCTCGACGTCCCTAGGTTGCAGAATTAAGATAGATGATGCTTCTGAAGGCATCACTGATAGAACTTGGCTGGTATGTAATAAGACTGAGGAGAGTACTACGAGACATTTACCACTTTCAAGCCAGAAACCCTTGGATAGAGATGGACAAGCTGCTGAAGGTGTTGTCAAGAAAAGTGGCGCCGCTGTCGTCAGAAATTTGTTTGATCTGAATGATGATGTACCACATGAAGATAACTCAGAGTCATCAGTAGTGTCACATGAATGTGATGTGGCGGCCTTACAGAACAACCATGCTAAGCGCACATTTTTGTTTGACTTAGAAGAAGTGCCAGCTTGTGAAGATGGTGCTGCCTGGACTTCTCAACAGGAATGCACACCTTCTGGCAAGCTTGGTGCATCCAAGGAAGCTGATATGTGTTTTCCATCCGCTACAGATGCAGCGCAGATTATTCTTGCGTTGTCAACGGATGTGCCGACCACCACAGGCACACCCGATGATATGTTGCAGTGGTTTGCAGAGCTCGCGATATCAAGCATGGATGACCATGCCGAGCAAGCAAAAGTCCAGGGTTGCATCGATAATTCCAGTGATGATGGTTCAGACTCATTTGAAGCCTTGACACTGAAGCTGGAAGAGTGCAAGACCGATGAGCGCTGGACCAGGACACCAGAACCACCACTGACAGACGATGACCAAGCTGTTTCAGCGGTGAACCTGCTGTCCAAGCCAAAAAGAGGACCGCAAAGGAAGCGACGGCAGAAGCGAGACTTCCAGAAGGACATCTTGCCCGGGCTTTCATCGCTTTCCCGGCCTAAGATCATAGAGGACATTCAGCTAATTGAGGGGTTAGTACAGGCATCTGGTGGATCATGGGAGTCGAGTTTAACCAGGCGAGCGCGCGGTGGGCGAACAAGAGGTAGAAAGCCCCGCAAAGACCAGCCAGCTACCGTAGAGATAGAAGCCGAGGCGAGCCCACCACCCTCAAAACCCGACTCTGTTGGCTTAGAAGCTGATGAAAGGGGCATGGTTAGCTGGGGGCGAACAACAAGGCGGTGTCGCAAGCCACGATGCCCATCGGGCAATAGCGTCGCAGCTTCGTCCTGA
- the LOC109777830 gene encoding uncharacterized protein isoform X2: MDSNGWRSPYYEDRTSNGQLYNGFMTKQADGYSEYDNETLKRTMLSHEAMFRQQVYELHRVYKIQRDLMKHYENKDAYAYPELADASQTNSSSQVQPNGSKMIWQMPLVAKTYGEATVAVHTDTNHSLKFLSDGSVLPSPNGFPSNGVALNTKQGIIDLELPADHYIDDDNTSDNKPIDFLGVDSGTKPPNGAEGLGRFNDNSSTSGLLTTNKPGGCHVADLNEPITGMHMGGTNGSVSRGLPYTLENSWRQSAVRSSTANFGFNKEYSKEKHTDEGTSSNFLDASAKLRQEEKPLIDKGKQVSNQSFFTPRYSNADLQKSFKVADGRSATNEIIYHGQNSSVGWFSKGPMGASPINNFARLDHPHHSSIGTLVAPISIPHIDHPSVASPIGSCTVDPRSSVINNAFQRVPSFNGSSTVNSYKSPSAVTQSIGPSIHKLKRFDNLDGSYFGFPPDPFSASRSRQQVAISSELEQRNCLMFEHSAARQSHGYPQSTNGKGIKNFNLNEALSDGLEELVERGRRSVGSLQHIKGEGSVFGISWLKNKATCADPTGLEKQRKMLGHSNGTAADTKINNNLTGITPIVCNLSDSASTSLGCRIKIDDASEGITDRTWLVCNKTEESTTRHLPLSSQKPLDRDGQAAEGVVKKSGAAVVRNLFDLNDDVPHEDNSESSVVSHECDVAALQNNHAKRTFLFDLEEVPACEDGAAWTSQQECTPSGKLGASKEADMCFPSATDAAQIILALSTDVPTTTGTPDDMLQWFAELAISSMDDHAEQAKVQGCIDNSSDDGSDSFEALTLKLEECKTDERWTRTPEPPLTDDDQAVSAVNLLSKPKRGPQRKRRQKRDFQKDILPGLSSLSRPKIIEDIQLIEGLVQASGGSWESSLTRRARGGRTRGRKPRKDQPATVEIEAEASPPPSKPDSVGLEADERGMVSWGRTTRRCRKPRCPSGNSVAASS; this comes from the exons ATGGACTCAAATGGTTGGCGCTCTCCATACTATGAGGATAGAACATCAAATGGACAGTTGTACAATGGCTTCATGACAAAGCAGGCAGATGGTTATTCAGAATACGACAACGAAACGCTAAAGCGCACAATGCTTTCACATGAAGCTATGTTTAGACAGCAG GTTTATGAACTGCACCGGGTTTACAAAATACAGAGAGACCTGATGAAGcattatgaaaacaaagatgcaTATGCATACCCAGAACTGGCAGATGCATCACAGACAAATTCGTCATCACAAGTTCAACCAAATGGCTCAAAGATGATATGGCAGATGCCTCTGGTGGCCAAAACATACGGAGAGGCTACTGTTGCAGTGCACACTGATACAAACCACTCCTTGAAGTTCCTTAGTGATGGCAGTGTCCTGCCCTCTCCAAATGGATTCCCCTCGAATGGTGTTGCTTTAAATACCAAGCAAGGCATTATTGACCTTGAGCTTCCAGCTGATCATTATATAGATGATGACAACACATCAGATAATAAGCCTATAGATTTCCTTGGTGTAGATTCGGGTACAAAACCTCCGAATGGTGCAGAAGGCTTGGGGAGGTTCAATGATAATAGCTCAACCTCTGGTTTGCTGACTACCAATAAACCGGGAGGCTGCCATGTCGCTGACCTGAATGAGCCAATTACTGGGATGCATATGGGTGGAACAAACGGGTCAGTATCCAGAGGTCTCCCGTATACCTTGGAGAACTCTTGGCGCCAATCTGCAGTGAGATCAAGCACAGCTAACTTTGGTTTCAATAAAGAATACTCCAAAGAGAAGCATACTGACGAAGGAACAAGCTCAAATTTCCTTGATGCAAGTGCCAAACTAAGACAGGAGGAGAAACCATTGATTGATAAAG GAAAACAAGTCAGCAACCAATCTTTTTTTACACCCAGATACAGCAATGCTGATCTGCAAAAATCCTTCAAAGTTGCTGATGGGAGATCTGCAACCAATGAGATTATTTACCATGGTCAAAACAGTTCAGTTGGATGGTTTTCAAAAGGTCCTATGGGAGCATCTCCCATCAATAATTTTGCTAGACTTGACCATCCACATCATTCAAGTATTGGTACACTTGTTGCTCCAATCTCCATTCCTCACATAGACCATCCTTCCGTCGCCTCTCCTATAGGTTCTTGCACAGTGGACCCAAGGAGCAGTGTTATCAACAATGCTTTCCAGCGAGTTCCAAGTTTCAATGGATCTTCAACTGTTAATTCATACAAGAGTCCTAGTGCTGTGACCCAAAGCATTGGACCTTCGATTCATAAGCTGAAAAGATTTGATAATTTGGATGGTAGTTACTTTGGCTTTCCACCTGATCCATTTTCCGCATCACGATCCAGACAACAGGTTGCAATTTCGAGCGAGTTGGAGCAAAGGAACTGCCTGATGTTTGAACATTCAGCAGCACGGCAGTCTCATGGGTATCCTCAGTCCACAAACGGCAAGGGCATAAAGAACTTTAATTTGAATGAAGCACTGTCAGATGGTCTGGAAGAGCTTGTAGAACGGGGTCGGAGATCTGTTGGTAGTTTGCAGCATATTAAAGGCGAGGGATCAGTATTTGGGATCTCTTGGCTAAAAAATAAAGCTACTTGTGCTGACCCAACAGGGCTGGAAAAGCAAAGAAAGATGCTTGGCCATTCCAACGGGACTGCAGCAGACACGAAAATCAACAATAACTTGACAGGAATAACACCGATTGTTTGCAATTTGTCAGATTCTGCCTCGACGTCCCTAGGTTGCAGAATTAAGATAGATGATGCTTCTGAAGGCATCACTGATAGAACTTGGCTGGTATGTAATAAGACTGAGGAGAGTACTACGAGACATTTACCACTTTCAAGCCAGAAACCCTTGGATAGAGATGGACAAGCTGCTGAAGGTGTTGTCAAGAAAAGTGGCGCCGCTGTCGTCAGAAATTTGTTTGATCTGAATGATGATGTACCACATGAAGATAACTCAGAGTCATCAGTAGTGTCACATGAATGTGATGTGGCGGCCTTACAGAACAACCATGCTAAGCGCACATTTTTGTTTGACTTAGAAGAAGTGCCAGCTTGTGAAGATGGTGCTGCCTGGACTTCTCAACAGGAATGCACACCTTCTGGCAAGCTTGGTGCATCCAAGGAAGCTGATATGTGTTTTCCATCCGCTACAGATGCAGCGCAGATTATTCTTGCGTTGTCAACGGATGTGCCGACCACCACAGGCACACCCGATGATATGTTGCAGTGGTTTGCAGAGCTCGCGATATCAAGCATGGATGACCATGCCGAGCAAGCAAAAGTCCAGGGTTGCATCGATAATTCCAGTGATGATGGTTCAGACTCATTTGAAGCCTTGACACTGAAGCTGGAAGAGTGCAAGACCGATGAGCGCTGGACCAGGACACCAGAACCACCACTGACAGACGATGACCAAGCTGTTTCAGCGGTGAACCTGCTGTCCAAGCCAAAAAGAGGACCGCAAAGGAAGCGACGGCAGAAGCGAGACTTCCAGAAGGACATCTTGCCCGGGCTTTCATCGCTTTCCCGGCCTAAGATCATAGAGGACATTCAGCTAATTGAGGGGTTAGTACAGGCATCTGGTGGATCATGGGAGTCGAGTTTAACCAGGCGAGCGCGCGGTGGGCGAACAAGAGGTAGAAAGCCCCGCAAAGACCAGCCAGCTACCGTAGAGATAGAAGCCGAGGCGAGCCCACCACCCTCAAAACCCGACTCTGTTGGCTTAGAAGCTGATGAAAGGGGCATGGTTAGCTGGGGGCGAACAACAAGGCGGTGTCGCAAGCCACGATGCCCATCGGGCAATAGCGTCGCAGCTTCGTCCTGA